A stretch of Amycolatopsis balhimycina FH 1894 DNA encodes these proteins:
- a CDS encoding ROK family transcriptional regulator encodes MADTGVNLRDVREHNRALLLTHILRAGGLSRVELAERTGLTQQAVSKIVPELLDTGLLDEQRQPSTGVGKPRTRLTIRAGARHALGARLDRDEYRVLRTNLIGEVEETAGGPLPAGFTPEQAVEAIGATALELADGFDVLGLGLGAVGPLDHLAGLVRDATNMPGWHDVPLRDLLEKRTGLPVTLDKNTNAAAFARLWPHGEPTATAVVLVGTGIGVGLLIDGRLYRGPRTNAGEFGHTTIAYDGPRCACGRRGCVEIMAKRAPDTRTAAGFLGIGLADLVQVLDLERIVLAGRAVRDEPDVHREAVSARLEELLPLPHWQRIEVVEDGSGEELVTRGAAAEVLASYYANPA; translated from the coding sequence ATGGCGGACACCGGGGTGAACCTGCGCGACGTGCGCGAGCACAACCGTGCCCTGCTGCTCACCCACATCCTGCGCGCCGGTGGCCTCAGCCGCGTCGAGCTCGCCGAACGCACCGGGCTCACGCAGCAGGCCGTCTCCAAGATCGTGCCCGAGCTGCTCGACACGGGCCTGCTGGACGAACAGCGCCAGCCGTCCACGGGCGTCGGCAAGCCCCGCACCCGGTTGACCATCCGGGCCGGCGCCCGCCACGCGCTCGGCGCGCGGCTGGACCGCGACGAATACCGCGTGCTGCGCACCAACCTCATCGGCGAGGTCGAGGAGACGGCGGGCGGCCCGCTGCCGGCCGGTTTCACCCCCGAACAGGCCGTCGAAGCCATCGGCGCCACCGCACTCGAACTCGCCGACGGCTTCGACGTGCTCGGCCTCGGCCTCGGCGCGGTCGGCCCGCTGGACCACCTCGCGGGCCTGGTCCGGGACGCGACGAACATGCCCGGCTGGCACGACGTCCCCCTGCGTGACCTGCTCGAAAAGCGGACCGGGCTGCCCGTCACGCTCGACAAGAACACCAACGCCGCCGCGTTCGCCCGGCTCTGGCCGCACGGCGAGCCGACGGCGACCGCGGTGGTGCTCGTCGGCACCGGAATCGGCGTCGGCCTGCTGATCGACGGACGGCTCTACCGCGGGCCACGCACCAACGCGGGTGAGTTCGGGCACACCACGATCGCCTACGACGGCCCCCGCTGCGCCTGCGGGCGGCGCGGCTGCGTCGAGATCATGGCCAAGCGGGCCCCCGACACGCGGACCGCCGCCGGCTTCCTCGGGATCGGGCTCGCCGACCTCGTGCAGGTGCTCGACCTCGAGCGGATCGTGCTGGCCGGACGCGCGGTGCGGGACGAGCCGGACGTCCACCGCGAAGCCGTTTCGGCGCGGCTCGAGGAACTGCTGCCGCTGCCGCACTGGCAGCGCATCGAAGTCGTCGAAGACGGCTCCGGCGAGGAGCTCGTCACCCGCGGCGCCGCGGCCGAGGTCCTGGCCTCGTACTACGCGAATCCGGCATGA
- a CDS encoding glycosyltransferase family 87 protein, translating to MPEETTREPEPGPVTLTRAERVVPSWNDPLAAAVTRPLGGPLGEHAAVGRHWFWSPQRVGLLLATLALMLCWFGKGSCIQQYQDSSGATQLDWRAGRPFVAMCYSDIVPLYGAERLDRPATFPYYTSWKESSQTAENNTRYMEYPVFTGLFQWANAKLAAGWLNVAQSGWLPGALPVAIYFDITAFFLSLAWLITVWATGRTVRRRPWDMVLVAVSPLVLVHAFTNFDAIATAFTATGLLAWARKRPLLAGLLLGLGATAKLYPLFLLGVLFVLCLRAGKLTPFWKTAGAAVVTWLAVNAPFILTATRGWWEFFRMSTLRPMDPDSLYNAFSYTTGWAGFDGVLQKNQTPTYLNITVAVLFLTCCAGIAYLALAAPRRPRVGQLAFLVVAAFLLTNKVWSPQYSLWLVPLAVLAIPRWRLLLGWMLIDAVVWVPRMFYYLGVDHKGLPEGWFLGTVAVRDLAVVGLCVLVVREIYRPATDLVRLDGDDDPAGGFLDGARDVIIPNAVRRRRKAVAV from the coding sequence GTGCCAGAGGAGACCACGCGGGAGCCGGAGCCCGGGCCCGTGACACTGACCCGGGCGGAACGGGTCGTCCCGAGCTGGAACGACCCGCTGGCGGCGGCGGTCACCAGACCCCTCGGCGGGCCGCTCGGTGAGCACGCGGCGGTCGGCAGGCACTGGTTCTGGTCCCCGCAGCGCGTCGGGCTGCTGCTGGCGACCCTGGCGCTGATGCTCTGCTGGTTCGGCAAGGGCTCCTGCATCCAGCAGTACCAGGACTCCAGCGGCGCCACCCAGCTCGACTGGCGCGCGGGCCGCCCGTTCGTCGCCATGTGCTACTCCGACATCGTGCCGCTCTACGGCGCCGAGCGGCTCGACCGGCCGGCCACCTTCCCGTATTACACGTCGTGGAAGGAAAGCTCGCAGACCGCCGAGAACAACACCCGGTACATGGAGTACCCGGTGTTCACCGGCCTCTTCCAGTGGGCGAACGCGAAGCTCGCGGCGGGCTGGCTGAACGTCGCCCAGTCCGGCTGGCTGCCCGGCGCGCTGCCCGTGGCGATCTACTTCGACATCACGGCGTTCTTCCTGTCCCTCGCCTGGCTGATCACCGTGTGGGCGACCGGCCGGACGGTGAGACGCCGTCCGTGGGACATGGTGCTGGTGGCGGTCTCGCCGCTGGTGCTGGTGCACGCGTTCACCAACTTCGACGCGATCGCGACCGCGTTCACCGCGACCGGCCTGCTGGCCTGGGCGCGCAAGCGGCCCCTGCTCGCCGGGCTGCTGCTCGGCCTGGGCGCGACCGCGAAGCTCTACCCGCTCTTCCTGCTCGGCGTGCTGTTCGTGCTGTGCCTGCGCGCGGGGAAGCTCACGCCGTTCTGGAAGACCGCGGGCGCCGCCGTCGTGACGTGGCTGGCGGTGAACGCGCCGTTCATCCTCACCGCGACCCGCGGCTGGTGGGAGTTCTTCCGGATGAGCACCCTGCGGCCGATGGACCCGGACTCGCTGTACAACGCCTTCTCGTACACCACCGGCTGGGCCGGGTTCGACGGCGTGCTGCAGAAGAACCAGACGCCGACGTACCTGAACATCACGGTGGCCGTGCTGTTCCTGACCTGCTGCGCGGGCATCGCCTACCTGGCGCTCGCCGCGCCGCGACGGCCGCGCGTCGGCCAGCTCGCGTTCCTCGTGGTGGCCGCGTTCCTGCTGACGAACAAGGTGTGGAGCCCGCAGTACTCGCTGTGGCTGGTGCCGCTGGCGGTGCTCGCGATCCCGCGCTGGCGGCTGCTGCTCGGCTGGATGCTGATCGATGCCGTCGTGTGGGTGCCGCGGATGTTCTACTACCTCGGCGTCGACCACAAGGGCCTGCCGGAGGGCTGGTTCCTCGGCACGGTCGCGGTCCGCGACCTCGCCGTCGTGGGCCTGTGCGTGCTGGTGGTCCGGGAGATCTACCGCCCGGCCACCGACCTGGTCCGGCTGGACGGCGACGACGACCCGGCGGGCGGCTTCCTCGACGGCGCCCGGGACGTGATCATCCCGAACGCCGTCCGGCGCCGCCGGAAAGCCGTGGCCGTCTAA
- a CDS encoding deoxyribonuclease IV, whose translation MLIGAHVRDDDPLTAVAERKADVVQFFLSDPQGWKAPKPHPHGEAIQADPVEVFIHSPYLINVASLNNRIRIPSRKNVTQHADGAAAIGAKGLIVHGGHVGANDDVEAGLDNWRKLFEREQEKGGFKVPILIENTAGGENAMTRDLDVIARLWDKVGEFGAGFCLDTCHGFAAGWDLETAVEKVKAITGRIDLVHLNNSRDEFGSTRDRHANVIEGDGTIDPEVLVGVARAAGAPVVVETPADGQAADIAYLREKLG comes from the coding sequence ATGCTGATTGGCGCCCATGTCCGTGACGACGACCCGTTGACCGCGGTCGCCGAGCGCAAAGCCGACGTCGTCCAGTTCTTCCTCTCCGACCCCCAAGGCTGGAAGGCCCCGAAGCCACACCCGCACGGCGAAGCCATCCAGGCCGACCCGGTCGAGGTGTTCATCCACTCGCCGTACCTCATCAACGTGGCTTCGCTGAACAACCGGATCCGGATCCCGTCGCGCAAGAACGTCACGCAGCACGCGGACGGCGCCGCCGCGATCGGCGCGAAGGGCCTGATCGTGCACGGCGGGCACGTCGGCGCGAACGACGACGTCGAGGCCGGGCTGGACAACTGGCGCAAGCTGTTCGAGCGCGAGCAGGAAAAGGGCGGCTTCAAGGTCCCGATCCTGATCGAGAACACCGCGGGCGGCGAGAACGCGATGACGCGCGACCTCGACGTGATCGCCCGGCTGTGGGACAAGGTCGGCGAGTTCGGCGCCGGGTTCTGCCTGGACACCTGCCACGGGTTCGCCGCGGGCTGGGACCTGGAGACCGCCGTCGAGAAGGTCAAGGCCATCACCGGCCGGATCGACCTGGTGCACCTCAACAACTCCCGCGACGAGTTCGGCTCGACCCGCGACCGGCACGCGAACGTCATCGAGGGCGACGGCACGATCGACCCCGAGGTGCTGGTCGGCGTCGCCCGGGCGGCGGGCGCCCCGGTCGTCGTCGAGACACCGGCGGACGGCCAGGCCGCCGACATCGCCTACCTGCGGGAGAAGCTCGGCTAA